The Brassica napus cultivar Da-Ae chromosome C7, Da-Ae, whole genome shotgun sequence genomic interval GCAATCTTTTATAGAAGTATAGTTACATGAACTTAACATGGGCTTGTAGTGGGCTATGTATCACAATATTGGGCCTCAACAGTTAGTCCAGTCTTCCCCACTTTCCACATACTCTtgcaacacacacacacattcgGCTTACCAAAATATTCGTTCTTTTGAAAACTGATCTTAGATTTTAAGCAAGGACAAAATGTTGACCAACTTTCCTAATAAAAAGGAGGTCAAAATGTACATGTGGTTGCATTGCATCCACTAGTTAATCTCTAGAAGAGTGTATTCAGAACATTATGTACggacatatttttttaatatgattaaaatataagtataatATATTGCGTCATGTGGAGGCTCATTCCcactattataaatttataatacatcTAGAGAATGGGCTATGAGCCTACGATGAATGCATCTCTATCGATTTCTACTTTTAGGTGGAGATCGGACAAATAAGCCAGCAATTTCTCGACAAATGCAGTAagcttttctattttttcttttcattttaaaatgtgaaaatactttttatatACCGAAAAGGaaagtattttctaaatttagATCAATTGATTGACCTTGGGGAAtgtccaaaaccaaaaaacaaaacattggCAATACCGGTTTTCAAGATTTTTTAAATACGTGTATTTTTCATCActaattaactaattaaaaatgTAAGATTTATAATCCTTTAATAACTAGTTCAAATtgattatatattgttttcaaaaataaattgattatattgtattttaaccATTAATGCTATATTTTGTtacaatttttgtatatttctaAGCATAGTGATGtgataacaaaaaaatctaGGTAAGATTATCCATATTTTATTGTGTACATCCATAActagtactccctccgtttttttatataagtcgttttagaagaatttttatgttccaaattatatgacgtttttggttttctgtgtaaaatttattaacacttaatgttgtttgaccaatgataatataccttctattttattattggttgatttgtggttaggtaaataattaatgatgtttttgtttagaaaatataaaaaattaatgatttcttaatctacgtgcataattctaaaacgacttatattaaaaaacggagggagtactaaAAAGTCTTAAATTTGTATCACCTATATTTAGTtcaatatttcatatttaacaAACTGCAATTGTTTGTCAGAACATCTGACATCGCTTCTTTTGCAAGAACAAAGGGTACTTCCGTCATTTCAAACCAACTCCCATAATTTTGACAAAATCACATTTAACAACATGTTAaaactctttttctctctctccttccttcAACCTGTGGTTTAAACCGAACACAGAGCTTGTTTCATGCGAAAGCTGATAAGGGatagttagagagagagagaaactaatCTCAAGATCACgagctttctttcttctttcttccttATCGTCTTTGAACTGAATCAAGAAAAAAGACAGCGATCAAAGGAACAAAAGGATCTCAAGAAACCCACTTGTTGTTGGTTCAAGATTTCACGGGTCTCAAAATCTCTGTAAagttagtttcaaaaaaaaaaaaaatctctgtaAAGTCTCTTTCCCACACCCATAACTTCATCATCATAATCGTCACCCACTACTCTTTCTCAATTTCAACGGCTCAAATTCCTCCACGTTACAGTCTCTCGTTTCCTCAGATGTACAGCTAGTAGATATCTCTCAGAatactgatctgatctccaCATAAGACAAACTGAAGTTGCAGAGAGACAAGAATGGATCGACCAGCAGTGAGTGGACCAATGGATTTGCCGATCATGCACGATAGCGATAGGTACGAGCTCGTCAAAGATATTGGCTCCGGTAACTTCGGAGTTGCGAGGTTAATGAGAGACAAGCAGAGTAACGAGCTTGTTGCTGTCAAATATATCGAGCGAGGTGAGAAGGTAAAGTGCTTTGTTCTTGTCTTCTCACTGATATGGTTTATGAAatggttttgatcattgatACTAATATTAGTAAATATTCTAACATATTTGTTACTTTAGCTTCATTTCTTTGTTCTGCTATGTAAAAATTTCTTAATtggaataatatttttatattatttacagATAGATGAAAATGTGAAAAGGGAGATAATTAATCATAGGTCCTTAAGACATCCAAATATCGTCAGATTTAAAGAGGTTTGGCTTCAACTCTCTTAAATTTTCTTATTATAAAATGcaagtgaaaatatatttttgttttaaattctcCTGTTTGCTTTCAGGTCATATTAACACCAACCCATTTGGCCATTGTTATGGAATATGCAGCTGGAGGAGAACTCTTTGAGCGTATCTGCAATGCAGGACGGTTCAGCGAAGACGAGGTTGTTTTTCTTGAGTAACCAAGTCTTCTCTTCTTATGTTGAGTTTGATGAATGTATTGGTTATCACCCTGTAGGCAAGGTTTTTCTTCCAGCAACTCATTTCAGGAGTTAGTTACTGTCATGCTATGGTAATGAGAAACTGTTCTCTTTTACATCCTCTGTGAAAATCAACTAGCTCTCATCTCATGTGATTCAGTTTTTATGTTGTAGCAAGTATGTCACCGAGATTTGAAGCTGGAGAATACGTTACTAGATGGTAGCCCTGCACCTCGTTTAAAGATATGTGATTTTGGTTATTCCAAggtattttttatttctctaaACATATGGAGtacaaaattctaaaaatttcatgatatttggatattttgtgAGATTATGtcttcaattcttttttttttttaactttgtgCATGCTCTTGTATGTTTTTCTAGTCCTCAGTGTTACATTCACAGCCAAAATCAACTGTTGGAACCCCTGCTTATATCGCTCCAGAGGTTTTGCTAAAGAAAGAATATGATGGCAAGGTACGCCACTTTCATACTACTACTCTATACTAACCATATactatacaaatttatatctaaattgtaaattttgacAATTCTTGAAATGTTGGTTTTAAATTGGTCAAATgcatcagcttgcagatgtttGGTCTTGTGGGGTAACTCTGTATGTGATGCTTGTTGGTGCATACCCTTTTGAAGATCCTGATGAGCCTAAGAATTTCAAGAAAACAATACATGTAAGTTTATCTTCCTTATGTTTTATTAGCTAAATAATGTTTTCTTCTATATATTGCTAAACATCATGTTCTGTTTCTGAAAATGTGTTTCTCAGAGAATCTTGAATGTTCAGTACGCAATTCCAGATTATGTTCACATATCTCCTGAATGTCAACATCTGATCTCCAGAATATTCGTTGCTGATTCTGCAAAGGTAAAACTAGTCTACTTTAGTGCCTATAGACCTTGAAAGCTACATTTGTTGATAGTGTGTTATGTTTCTTGTAGAGGATTTCAATTCCTGAGATAAGGAACCATGAATGGTTTCTCAAGAATCTACCAGCAGATATCATGAACGATAACGTGATGAATAGCCAGTTTGATGAATCGGACCAACCAGGTCAAAGCATTGAAGAGATCATGCAGATTGTTGCAGAAGCGACTGTTCCTCCCGCAGGCACTCAGAGTCTGAACCAGTATCTCACAGGTGAGACAACacaaaacataacaaaagaagaaaaaaaactttttcagtttcttttttccttaaatTCTTTACAATGTGACAATACAGGAAGCTTGGATTTAGAAGATGATATGGATGAAGATCTAGAGAGCGACTTGGATGATCTTGACATCGACAGTAGCGGAGAGATCGTGTACGCAATGTGATGTGGTATCTCTATGGTTTCtggtgcaaaaaaaaaaaaaaaaaatgaagaagaataaGAGGTGTGTTGTTTGGTATCGAAACTTCCCCAACTTTGTCAATGGGCATAGTTCGAAACCGTTGTTGATATGCAAAAAGATAAGGGCACTAGTGTATTGTTACTCTTTATTGTATGCTTGTCGCTTTTCTATTAACTCAGCTGACTGGTAAGGTGGTCCATgtctcttgtttttattttttatttggttcCGAAATTTGAACCAAAACCTCTTACTAAAAATAATGTCCATTTGGTAATtttctaatataaaataaaaatatgccCTGTTAATTACATAATGAGCTAATACCAATTGGATTGTTCATTACAAACGAATTTTATGTTCTTCTTTTACCATATTCATGCTAAAATTAAAGTACGTTCTTCGTAGAGCTAAGAATTATTATCTGGGATCCAGATCTAATCCGAAATCCACTTGGACCGCTCCAAGACCTGCTCCGGATCCGTATCAAAAATAGGATATTAGGGATTTCCGGATCCAATAGGAAAATATTGGATCTGAATCCGGATATCATAATTTTAAGTTTGGATATCCAAATCTGgatccatattttaaaaatatataatattttattttattaataatcatatttgatatattaatatttacacataaaattagtcttataatattatattttaatttatactattatatacatatatatatatatatatatattatataaatatttaatttatgtattattttagaattttaatattttaaaaataattttaaattacttttacggatccggatactAAATCTACAGATCCACGGATCCGGATACTCTAAATTTTTCAGACATCCGGATCTCTCCCACCCCTAGTTCCTaagcaaataaaaaatgaagagaaaaagcttttatgttatctttatttaaattttagatgaTTGAAGCATGTATGGACCTGTATATGTGAAACAGTGTCTCACTGCCTCTTGTTATAGTAACATAAACGGGATAGTTTGAGTTGTAGATGAGATATGCCTGCCTTGGCAATTGTGTCATTAttgtcttcttatcttttattttctttttgtctaactttcaaatcattttactatttatttgaCCTATATACTGTGGGTGTAGGCAATATATAGGATGAAGACAAACTAATCACTATTTACTAACGTTTATCGATTTGGATCCTAGTTTAATAAGTCTTGTTTGAAAAGGACTAGTTTATGGTGTGGTCTTGGATTATTCGACAATAATGTGGGAGGAGGGGCCTCTATTATGAGGATGAGGATGCGACGTACCGTTTTCTAGCATTTTCTCGCTGTTCAGTGTGTACAAACTAAAGCGATTAAGGACAAGCTAATGGAGACGAAATCCCGTTCATGTTAGATTCTTCCTTTTTTGGTAAGTTAAATCTACGCTACTCGAAATCCCGTTCATGTTAGATTCTTCCTTTTTTGGTAAGTTAAATCTATGCTACCGAAGCAAAATCCTTCTCAAGATTATGCTCCtgattttttcaattaattacaaaaatttccattatctttttcaattgttttaaatGGTTTTCGGAAATTGAAAGTCCAACAATTAGAAAAGTAGCATGTTTCTgtctaatataaaatataataaatagaaactcataagTTTTCAGATTCAGATCAAATAAATTCCAAGAATATTCTCTATAACATCCATTTTCGTAATTGCTACATacaataaattcaaaatataatatatagaaacaAGATTTTCTGATATAACTAAATTAACCTGATGAGCGCACCAAGAATATATTCTGTTTGACATGGTAACTGAATTTTCCGAATACTaatcttaaaagatagagatATTCGATAATAAAGAGAGGATCCCCCAACTTATTTGTTATTCTTTGCTATATTATTTATAccttaaataaatagatatgcaaataaaataattttctaaatatttctcCCATTGTATTATATTGGTGATTCacaatatgaaatttttttattttaactcaATTATTTGAAATGATTTAAAACAGAAATGTAACCAGAACTAAAAAATtcgaaaattttatatatccataccataaaaaatatcaaaatattcaattattttaaCCAGAACTCAACTTGATATATAACCAAAAttgttcatatatttctaaactAAAAACCACAACCAAACCGAAATCAAAAACCAATAAAAGCAAATTAGAGGCAAAactgaattatttttaattatttgaaacCACTTAgctagatttttttcttttccaacgCGCTTGAATATAGAATGATGCACATCGTATTCATATAATTGGATTTCTTTCGATGA includes:
- the LOC106441144 gene encoding serine/threonine-protein kinase SRK2E translates to MDRPAVSGPMDLPIMHDSDRYELVKDIGSGNFGVARLMRDKQSNELVAVKYIERGEKIDENVKREIINHRSLRHPNIVRFKEVILTPTHLAIVMEYAAGGELFERICNAGRFSEDEARFFFQQLISGVSYCHAMQVCHRDLKLENTLLDGSPAPRLKICDFGYSKSSVLHSQPKSTVGTPAYIAPEVLLKKEYDGKLADVWSCGVTLYVMLVGAYPFEDPDEPKNFKKTIHRILNVQYAIPDYVHISPECQHLISRIFVADSAKRISIPEIRNHEWFLKNLPADIMNDNVMNSQFDESDQPGQSIEEIMQIVAEATVPPAGTQSLNQYLTGSLDLEDDMDEDLESDLDDLDIDSSGEIVYAM